A window of the Chrysemys picta bellii isolate R12L10 unplaced genomic scaffold, ASM1138683v2 scaf9, whole genome shotgun sequence genome harbors these coding sequences:
- the LOC135977668 gene encoding fibrinogen-like protein 1-like protein isoform X3, whose protein sequence is MMSGQSVSIATVCFGFQSSSLLLLSALSMMVLLCVAPVQGNGTLAHKKVERGFPKDCSNIPRDSPSGVQVIQPAGSPPRVVWCDMDTEGKGWTVVQRNSYNTEITWKESWSTYKYGFGNVQQDYWLGNEYLSLLTRQNIYKVRFVVEDKSNNTRYAEYDIFSVEVEPSGYPLRLGRYSGDGEDYLTTYHSGLGGIHDNMKFSTSDKDQDQTSGNCASSYGGWWYDKCQNVLLNRKGYIYWAGFCKSGECKSSLILVKPTDVCWVRQEEPILLGSSAAEKGRQY, encoded by the exons atgatgtctgggcaaagtgtttccattgcaacagtgtgtttcg ggttccagtccagctctctcctgcttctgtctgcgctgtccatgatggtgctcctttgcgtagcccccgtgcagggcaacgggaccctggcccacaagaaggtcgagaggg ggttccccaaagactgcagcaacattcccagggacagccccagcggggtccagGTCATCCAGccagcaggctctccccctcgagtggtgtggtgtgacatggacaccgaaggcaagggctggaccgttgtccagagaaattcttacaacacagagatcacctggaaggagtcctggagcacctacaagtacggctttgggaacgtgcagcaggattactggctgggcaacgagtacctgtccctgctcacgcggcagaacatctacaaggtccgctttgtcgtggaggacaaatccaacaacacccgctacgcagagtacgacatcttcagtgtcgaggttgagcccagcgggtaccctctgaggctgggcaggtactctggggacggcgaggactatctcaccacctaccactccggcctggggggcatacacgacaacatgaagttcagcacaagtgacaaggatcaggaccagaccagtgggaactgcgcaagtagctatggaggctggtggtacgacaagtgtcagaacgtcctgctcaataggaaaggctacatctactgggcagggttctgtaagagtggggagtgcaagtcttccctcatcctggttaagccaacagacgtgtgctgggtccggcaggaggagcccatcctccttgggagcagcgccgctgagaaggggagacaatattag
- the LOC135977668 gene encoding fibrinogen-like protein 1-like protein isoform X2, whose amino-acid sequence MPGVGHTAALCPGPLSPGTHLRGAEPCRRLPSCCLCVGFQSSSLLLLSALSMMVLLCVAPVQGNGTLAHKKVERGFPKDCSNIPRDSPSGVQVIQPAGSPPRVVWCDMDTEGKGWTVVQRNSYNTEITWKESWSTYKYGFGNVQQDYWLGNEYLSLLTRQNIYKVRFVVEDKSNNTRYAEYDIFSVEVEPSGYPLRLGRYSGDGEDYLTTYHSGLGGIHDNMKFSTSDKDQDQTSGNCASSYGGWWYDKCQNVLLNRKGYIYWAGFCKSGECKSSLILVKPTDVCWVRQEEPILLGSSAAEKGRQY is encoded by the exons atgcctggcgtggggcacacagcagctctgtgccctgggcccctctcacctggcactcatctgaggggggcagagccctgccggaggctgcccagctgctgtctctgtgtgg ggttccagtccagctctctcctgcttctgtctgcgctgtccatgatggtgctcctttgcgtagcccccgtgcagggcaacgggaccctggcccacaagaaggtcgagaggg ggttccccaaagactgcagcaacattcccagggacagccccagcggggtccagGTCATCCAGccagcaggctctccccctcgagtggtgtggtgtgacatggacaccgaaggcaagggctggaccgttgtccagagaaattcttacaacacagagatcacctggaaggagtcctggagcacctacaagtacggctttgggaacgtgcagcaggattactggctgggcaacgagtacctgtccctgctcacgcggcagaacatctacaaggtccgctttgtcgtggaggacaaatccaacaacacccgctacgcagagtacgacatcttcagtgtcgaggttgagcccagcgggtaccctctgaggctgggcaggtactctggggacggcgaggactatctcaccacctaccactccggcctggggggcatacacgacaacatgaagttcagcacaagtgacaaggatcaggaccagaccagtgggaactgcgcaagtagctatggaggctggtggtacgacaagtgtcagaacgtcctgctcaataggaaaggctacatctactgggcagggttctgtaagagtggggagtgcaagtcttccctcatcctggttaagccaacagacgtgtgctgggtccggcaggaggagcccatcctccttgggagcagcgccgctgagaaggggagacaatattag
- the LOC135977669 gene encoding maestro heat-like repeat-containing protein family member 1 translates to MTPALEPELETHLLRAALHAVFTLGMEKDTTQVQDLPRVLPDLLDAMLGNLLAESPDTDRLQYILEHINYWIVSRVPRERARAVKSSTALLRSTITLPEFDNSAEFPRMGHHMAQLALSVSDPAKDISWQAREGVYRLYQLLLHQRGKEPSWEMAPARRLRLGPQPISLRLTPAGG, encoded by the exons atgacgcctgccctggagccagagctggagacccacctcctccgagctgccctgcacgccgtcttcaccctgggcatggagaaggacaccacccaagtgcag gatctgcctagggtcttgccagacctcctggacgccatgctggggaacctgctggcagagtccccagacaccgacaggctccagtacatcttggag cacattaactactggatcgtgtccagggtgccgcgagagagagccagggccgttaagagcagcacggccctgctcagatccaccatcaccctccctgagtttgac aactcagcggaattccccaggatgggtcaccacatggcacagctggctctttccgtcagtgacccagccaaggacatcagctggcaggccagggagggggtttaccggctctaccagctgctgctgcaccagaggggtaaggaacccagctgggaaatggcacccgctagaagactgagactgggaccccagccaatttctctcagactgacgccggctggaggatga
- the LOC135977668 gene encoding fibrinogen-like protein 1-like protein isoform X4, with protein sequence MGFQSSSLLLLSALSMMVLLCVAPVQGNGTLAHKKVERGFPKDCSNIPRDSPSGVQVIQPAGSPPRVVWCDMDTEGKGWTVVQRNSYNTEITWKESWSTYKYGFGNVQQDYWLGNEYLSLLTRQNIYKVRFVVEDKSNNTRYAEYDIFSVEVEPSGYPLRLGRYSGDGEDYLTTYHSGLGGIHDNMKFSTSDKDQDQTSGNCASSYGGWWYDKCQNVLLNRKGYIYWAGFCKSGECKSSLILVKPTDVCWVRQEEPILLGSSAAEKGRQY encoded by the exons atgg ggttccagtccagctctctcctgcttctgtctgcgctgtccatgatggtgctcctttgcgtagcccccgtgcagggcaacgggaccctggcccacaagaaggtcgagaggg ggttccccaaagactgcagcaacattcccagggacagccccagcggggtccagGTCATCCAGccagcaggctctccccctcgagtggtgtggtgtgacatggacaccgaaggcaagggctggaccgttgtccagagaaattcttacaacacagagatcacctggaaggagtcctggagcacctacaagtacggctttgggaacgtgcagcaggattactggctgggcaacgagtacctgtccctgctcacgcggcagaacatctacaaggtccgctttgtcgtggaggacaaatccaacaacacccgctacgcagagtacgacatcttcagtgtcgaggttgagcccagcgggtaccctctgaggctgggcaggtactctggggacggcgaggactatctcaccacctaccactccggcctggggggcatacacgacaacatgaagttcagcacaagtgacaaggatcaggaccagaccagtgggaactgcgcaagtagctatggaggctggtggtacgacaagtgtcagaacgtcctgctcaataggaaaggctacatctactgggcagggttctgtaagagtggggagtgcaagtcttccctcatcctggttaagccaacagacgtgtgctgggtccggcaggaggagcccatcctccttgggagcagcgccgctgagaaggggagacaatattag
- the LOC135977668 gene encoding fibrinogen-like protein 1-like protein isoform X1 — protein sequence MPGSCWLPQWRLHFPSPPRKAGELPATAWYCLHPAATLVCLPPPSPLLRSPVPCPGTLSAMGSDTRGEQGRSVPSAPGLSHRALPAGPALNITASEELLPLSRQPLLLVPKARDSHSAPESRAGSRHQPTKHVLGAAPGFQSSSLLLLSALSMMVLLCVAPVQGNGTLAHKKVERGFPKDCSNIPRDSPSGVQVIQPAGSPPRVVWCDMDTEGKGWTVVQRNSYNTEITWKESWSTYKYGFGNVQQDYWLGNEYLSLLTRQNIYKVRFVVEDKSNNTRYAEYDIFSVEVEPSGYPLRLGRYSGDGEDYLTTYHSGLGGIHDNMKFSTSDKDQDQTSGNCASSYGGWWYDKCQNVLLNRKGYIYWAGFCKSGECKSSLILVKPTDVCWVRQEEPILLGSSAAEKGRQY from the exons atgcccggctcctgctggctgccccaatggagactccacttcccctctcctccccgtaaggcaggggaactgccagccactgcctggtactgtctgcacccagcagcaacactcgtctgcctcccgccgccctctcctctgctgaggtcccccgtgccctgccctggcaccctctctgctatggggtcagacacgcggggagagcagggcaggtctgtgccctcagccccggggctctcgcacagagctctgcccgcaggcccagccctgaacatcacggcgtcagaggagcttctcccactatcacggcagcccctcctgttggtgcccaaagcccgggactcgcactcagcccctgaaagcagggccggctccaggcaccagccgaccaagcacgtgcttggggcggcacctg ggttccagtccagctctctcctgcttctgtctgcgctgtccatgatggtgctcctttgcgtagcccccgtgcagggcaacgggaccctggcccacaagaaggtcgagaggg ggttccccaaagactgcagcaacattcccagggacagccccagcggggtccagGTCATCCAGccagcaggctctccccctcgagtggtgtggtgtgacatggacaccgaaggcaagggctggaccgttgtccagagaaattcttacaacacagagatcacctggaaggagtcctggagcacctacaagtacggctttgggaacgtgcagcaggattactggctgggcaacgagtacctgtccctgctcacgcggcagaacatctacaaggtccgctttgtcgtggaggacaaatccaacaacacccgctacgcagagtacgacatcttcagtgtcgaggttgagcccagcgggtaccctctgaggctgggcaggtactctggggacggcgaggactatctcaccacctaccactccggcctggggggcatacacgacaacatgaagttcagcacaagtgacaaggatcaggaccagaccagtgggaactgcgcaagtagctatggaggctggtggtacgacaagtgtcagaacgtcctgctcaataggaaaggctacatctactgggcagggttctgtaagagtggggagtgcaagtcttccctcatcctggttaagccaacagacgtgtgctgggtccggcaggaggagcccatcctccttgggagcagcgccgctgagaaggggagacaatattag
- the LOC135977668 gene encoding fibrinogen-like protein 1-like protein isoform X5, whose amino-acid sequence MMVLLCVAPVQGNGTLAHKKVERGFPKDCSNIPRDSPSGVQVIQPAGSPPRVVWCDMDTEGKGWTVVQRNSYNTEITWKESWSTYKYGFGNVQQDYWLGNEYLSLLTRQNIYKVRFVVEDKSNNTRYAEYDIFSVEVEPSGYPLRLGRYSGDGEDYLTTYHSGLGGIHDNMKFSTSDKDQDQTSGNCASSYGGWWYDKCQNVLLNRKGYIYWAGFCKSGECKSSLILVKPTDVCWVRQEEPILLGSSAAEKGRQY is encoded by the exons atgatggtgctcctttgcgtagcccccgtgcagggcaacgggaccctggcccacaagaaggtcgagaggg ggttccccaaagactgcagcaacattcccagggacagccccagcggggtccagGTCATCCAGccagcaggctctccccctcgagtggtgtggtgtgacatggacaccgaaggcaagggctggaccgttgtccagagaaattcttacaacacagagatcacctggaaggagtcctggagcacctacaagtacggctttgggaacgtgcagcaggattactggctgggcaacgagtacctgtccctgctcacgcggcagaacatctacaaggtccgctttgtcgtggaggacaaatccaacaacacccgctacgcagagtacgacatcttcagtgtcgaggttgagcccagcgggtaccctctgaggctgggcaggtactctggggacggcgaggactatctcaccacctaccactccggcctggggggcatacacgacaacatgaagttcagcacaagtgacaaggatcaggaccagaccagtgggaactgcgcaagtagctatggaggctggtggtacgacaagtgtcagaacgtcctgctcaataggaaaggctacatctactgggcagggttctgtaagagtggggagtgcaagtcttccctcatcctggttaagccaacagacgtgtgctgggtccggcaggaggagcccatcctccttgggagcagcgccgctgagaaggggagacaatattag